In a single window of the Bradyrhizobium erythrophlei genome:
- a CDS encoding FkbM family methyltransferase has protein sequence MLVSAIKTVTRRILPGGKNFRKLPFGPAAGCTMKLNFHHDLRLFLGLYEIETQRWFKALVQPGYRSFDVGGAGGYDALLLSKLSDGGRVMSFECEDDLFSEMQETFALNPYPIEAVKVFVCDIDDDKHMSLDSAAKKFFVPDFIKLDIEGAEASALRSAREIITQRKPNMIVEVHGLDIEQQCLSILKEYGYRPKIVDRQRVVSEARVIEHNRWLICEGRDGCAR, from the coding sequence ATGCTTGTTTCCGCTATTAAGACCGTGACACGCAGAATCCTGCCCGGCGGGAAGAATTTCCGAAAACTTCCGTTTGGTCCCGCAGCAGGTTGCACGATGAAGTTGAATTTCCATCATGACTTGCGCCTATTTCTCGGTCTGTACGAGATCGAAACCCAGCGATGGTTCAAGGCCCTTGTTCAGCCGGGATACAGGTCCTTCGATGTCGGGGGTGCAGGAGGTTATGACGCTCTCCTGCTTTCCAAGCTGTCCGACGGGGGACGAGTAATGTCTTTCGAATGCGAGGACGATCTTTTTTCCGAAATGCAGGAAACCTTTGCGCTGAATCCTTATCCAATCGAGGCGGTCAAAGTATTCGTGTGTGACATCGACGATGACAAGCACATGTCGCTAGATTCCGCCGCGAAGAAATTCTTCGTTCCAGATTTTATCAAACTCGACATCGAGGGCGCTGAAGCCAGCGCCCTGCGGTCTGCGCGCGAGATCATTACTCAGCGCAAGCCGAATATGATCGTCGAGGTTCACGGCTTAGACATTGAGCAACAGTGCTTGTCTATTTTGAAAGAATACGGCTATCGGCCCAAGATCGTTGACCGTCAGCGGGTTGTTTCAGAAGCGCGGGTTATCGAACACAATCGATGGCTGATCTGTGAGGGTAGGGATGGCTGTGCGCGCTAG
- a CDS encoding TylF/MycF/NovP-related O-methyltransferase — translation MSEQESYLSLLKRCLTASIYDQSGWQMIEGPMVHQTGVVAALKRSVVSALAKRGIRLVRTTAMNPVHRDQGLDWPLFGFTMAGTKRLENLQSCVETCLRETVPGDFVETGVWRGGSCILAKAIFHAHGENDRTVWCCDSFEGMPAAGANDLAIDKTSDFSDRAFITVSQGTVEDNFRKFGLLDDKVRFLKGWFCDTLPTAPIKTISVLRMDGDLYQSTVDTLNNLYRKVSPGGFIIVDDYYSWKGCKQAVDEFRERHGIKDKIVDIDPHAVFWRKQ, via the coding sequence GTGAGCGAACAGGAATCCTATCTGAGCCTTCTCAAGCGCTGCCTTACTGCTTCAATCTATGATCAAAGCGGATGGCAAATGATCGAAGGACCGATGGTCCATCAAACCGGAGTGGTCGCGGCACTAAAGCGTTCCGTCGTATCCGCGCTTGCCAAACGCGGCATCAGACTGGTGCGAACCACCGCCATGAACCCCGTTCACAGGGATCAGGGGCTTGATTGGCCGCTATTTGGCTTCACGATGGCTGGAACCAAACGTCTAGAAAATCTTCAGAGTTGCGTCGAAACTTGCTTGCGCGAGACCGTCCCCGGCGATTTCGTCGAGACCGGCGTTTGGCGCGGGGGCAGTTGCATCCTCGCCAAGGCGATCTTTCACGCCCATGGCGAGAATGACCGAACAGTTTGGTGCTGCGATTCCTTTGAGGGCATGCCAGCGGCAGGAGCCAACGATTTGGCAATCGACAAAACTTCCGATTTCAGCGACCGCGCTTTCATCACCGTCTCTCAGGGAACCGTTGAGGATAACTTCCGCAAGTTCGGCTTGCTGGATGACAAGGTGCGTTTTTTGAAAGGATGGTTTTGCGATACGCTTCCAACCGCTCCGATTAAAACAATATCCGTTCTCAGAATGGACGGAGACCTTTATCAGTCAACGGTGGACACCTTGAATAATCTATACCGCAAGGTCTCGCCCGGCGGCTTCATCATCGTTGATGATTACTATTCGTGGAAGGGCTGCAAGCAGGCTGTAGATGAGTTCCGAGAGAGGCACGGCATTAAAGACAAGATCGTGGATATCGATCCTCACGCGGTTTTTTGGCGCAAGCAATAG